In one Alnus glutinosa chromosome 14, dhAlnGlut1.1, whole genome shotgun sequence genomic region, the following are encoded:
- the LOC133856875 gene encoding cytochrome P450 94A2-like — protein sequence MSFLQLLASFSLLILLSIVSILFLTKASARKKQSSPPPTISLPRSYPIIGSFLAELANRNRRLQWLSDILQISPSATYVHHQYFAKRQVLTANPAVVQHILKTHFHNYGKGDDFHRTLKDFLGQGIFNVDGESWKFQRQLASHEFNTKSLRKFVETVVETELSDRLIPILSSAAATGTILDFQDILQRFAFDNICKIAFGFDPTYLLPSLPQTKFAQAFEESVKISSERLDALIPIVWKIKKVLNIGSEKRLRIALSEVQEFAKNIIREKKHEHKENALLDSVDLLSRFLSSNQSNETFVMDIVISFILAGRDTTSSALTWYLWLLSKNPHVESEVLKEIQNKSKAPIYDEVKDMVYTHASLCESMRLYPPVPSDTKAALNDDVLPDGTMVKKGNRVTYMPYAMGRLETLWGSDWAEFKPERWLEKDEAENSQWKFMGRDAYTYPVFQAGPRICLGKEMAFLQMKRVLAGFLPQFKVVPVVKQGMEPEFVPQLTAKMKGGFPVKIVKREWNARE from the coding sequence aTGTCGTTCCTCCAACTCTTAGCCTCGTTTTCTCTTCTCATCCTTCTTTCCATAGTTTCCATCCTCTTCCTCACCAAAGCTTCAGCACGCAAAAAACAATCATCTCCACCACCCACCATCAGCCTCCCAAGATCCTACCCTATAATCGGTTCATTCTTGGCCGAGCTTGCCAACCGTAACCGCCGTCTCCAATGGCTCTCAGATATCCTCCAAATCTCACCTTCCGCCACCTACGTCCACCACCAATACTTTGCCAAGCGCCAGGTCTTAACCGCCAACCCTGCCGTCGTCCAGCACATCCTCAAGACCCACTTTCATAACTACGGCAAGGGAGACGACTTCCACCGAACCCTCAAAGACTTCCTCGGCCAAGGCATCTTCAACGTGGACGGCGAGTCCTGGAAGTTCCAAAGACAACTCGCTAGCCATGAGTTCAACACCAAGTCTCTACGCAAGTTCGTCGAGACGGTCGTGGAAACTGAGCTCTCTGACCGCCTCATCCCTATCCTCTCCTCAGCTGCCGCAACCGGAACTATCCTAGACTTCCAAGACATTCTTCAAAGGTTCGCCTTCGATAACATATGTAAAATCGCTTTCGGGTTCGACCCCACCTACTTGTTGCCCTCTCTTCCACAAACCAAGTTCGCTCAAGCTTTTGAAGAAAGCGTCAAGATCAGTAGTGAGAGGTTGGATGCATTAATCCCAATCGTTTGGAAAATCAAGAAGGTGTTAAACATTGGGTCCGAGAAGCGTCTGAGAATCGCACTGTCAGAAGTTCAAGAATTTGCCAAGAacataataagagaaaagaagcaCGAGCACAAAGAGAATGCCTTGCTCGATTCCGTAGACCTCTTGTCAAGGTTCTTGAGCTCCAACCAATCGAACGAGACCTTCGTGATGGACATAGTGATAAGCTTCATACTTGCTGGGCGTGACACTACCTCCTCGGCTTTGACATGGTATCTCTGGCTACTTTCCAAGAACCCGCATGTTGAGTCTGAGGTTCTGAAGGAAATCCAAAATAAATCCAAAGCGCCTATTTACGATGAAGTCAAAGACATGGTGTACACTCATGCTTCTTTGTGTGAAAGTATGCGGTTGTACCCGCCTGTCCCGTCAGACACGAAGGCGGCACTAAATGATGACGTTTTGCCAGATGGCACGATGGTGAAGAAGGGAAATAGAGTGACGTACATGCCGTACGCGATGGGGAGGTTGGAGACTTTGTGGGGGTCTGATTGGGCCGAGTTCAAGCCTGAGCGGTGGCTTGAGAAGGACGAGGCAGAGAATAGCCAGTGGAAGTTCATGGGGAGAGACGCGTATACGTACCCAGTTTTCCAGGCGGGGCCGAGGATTTGCTTGGGGAAAGAGATGGCGTTCTTGCAGATGAAGAGGGTACTTGCAGGCTTTCTCCCGCAGTTCAAGGTGGTGCCGGTGGTGAAGCAAGGCATGGAGCCGGAGTTTGTTCCGCAATTGACTGCCAAAATGAAAGGTGGTTTCCCAGTTAAGATTGTGAAGAGGGAATGGAATGCAAGAGAATAA
- the LOC133856625 gene encoding probable myosin-binding protein 4 yields the protein MAATGISSIKVKGSAPGFTAVLSSAACEWFLIFLLLVDAVLSYLLTKFASYCNLQAPCILCSRLDHLLGNEKPKFYHHLLCSNHRSEISSLISCHIHGKLAEGSGICEDCLLSFTMKNKSNPETRRLLVGILGMDLVGYDFQSPMLSKDFISGSVGTKLCSCCNKPWRSRQNSQRLLQLLSCQSGVTKPYIPLPRLPSRSRLKHRNSLKKIRGKLSGSVTSRHLGNSGFDPLSHVGYSKLKITSDSESEFPFSDDDCGSGIIREKIEAKEDFAVQCTSEFPSRALSSGLDLKLPSHLYNIKPSLLDPCVQPDVSKYQDVKFLASRVAIEHCLSEVNWQQVNQKSGPSAPPELISLDDIPPLANVMEVPHEGSTESTPMLPLCWSSNATALAELITLADSPPTDGASAEKSADVTGRSDSGHVSINEYEEVLKLISTTAGASVKGDQAVNDLSVIKPVLVDPGDVHKQAVSLEEREASDVVAEQLTVREPDRVNEELNLLPAHDYSAQQIYLSSNSTSPILPGCFDEQHRADTSSYNGTRMLQKSVSVESSLESLDGSLSEIEGESLLDRLKRQVEYDRKCIRALYKEVDEERNASAVSANQAMAMITRLQEEKAALHMEALQYLRMMEEQAEYDVEALERANDLLAEKEKEIQDLEAEVEFCKSNLPIESTVEIIHEGSSDLKGENVILESTSVPSFTNNVNFHCKSMMTEVSKDSDISFVAETTSLDFEDEKLYISECLKKLERKLYQISSDRTLSNMPYGGHSEKFIDGRNDQEESLNIKVNQSNGQMEENCLNVKKDLHLSNGNSTSHEGSTASDGDDHFVCKEKNFFYFNGRKHSMDETEIGLVALEYEISDLNDRLESLEADHDFLERSLNFLQSGNEGLQFVQEIAYQLQELRKIGIRLRCQSVP from the exons ATGGCAGCAACTGGGATTTCATCTATCAAAGTAAAAGGGAGTGCACCGGGGTTTACAGCTGTTCTGTCATCTGCAGCTTGTGAAtggtttttgatttttctgCTGCTTGTTGATGCTGTGTTATCATATTTGCTGACAAAATTTGCTAGTTATTGCAATTTGCAAGCGCCCTGTATCTTGTGCTCCAGGCTTGATCATCTCTTAGGCAATGAGAAACCCAAGTTTTATCATCATTTGCTTTGCAGCAACCATAGATCAGAGATATCATCTTTGATTTCTTGTCACATTCATGGTAAGCTTGCTGAAGGCAGTGGGATATGCGAGGATTGTCTCTTGTCATTCACcatgaagaacaaatcaaaccCCGAAACTCGCAGGTTGTTGGTGGGTATATTGGGGATGGATCTTGTTGGTTATGATTTCCAAAGCCCAATGCTGAGCAAGGATTTTATCTCTGGTTCCGTGGGCACAAAGCTCTGTTCTTGTTGCAATAAGCCTTGGAGATCAAGACAAAATTCCCAAAGATTACTCCAACTACTATCATGTCAGAGTGGTGTTACTAAACCTTACATTCCTTTGCCTCGTTTGCCTAGCCGTAGCCGCCTAAAACATCGAAATAGCCTGAAGAAGATAAGGGGTAAACTTTCTGGGTCAGTGACATCTCGTCATCTAGGAAACAGTGGTTTTGATCCCTTGTCTCATGTAGGATACTCCAAGCTGAAGATCACTTCCGATTCTGAGTCTGAGTTCCCATTTTCTGATGATGACTGTGGTAGTGGTATAATTCGTGAAAAAATTGAGGCTAAGGAAGATTTTGCTGTTCAATGTACTTCAGAATTTCCAAGCAGAGCACTTTCCAGTGGTTTAGATCTGAAACTGCCGAGCCATCTTTATAATATCAAGCCTTCACTTTTAGATCCATGTGTGCAGCCTGATGTTAGCAAGTATCAGGACGTGAAATTCCTAGCTTCTAGGGTAGCAATTGAGCATTGTTTGAGTGAAGTCAATTGGCAGCAAGTCAATCAGAAGTCTGGTCCTTCTGCACCACCTGAGCTTATTTCACTAGATGACATTCCCCCATTAGCAAATGTTATGGAAGTTCCTCATGAAGGATCAACAGAAAGCACTCCCATGCTTCCTCTCTGTTGGAGTTCCAATGCTACTGCATTAGCTGAGCTTATCACTCTAGCTGACAGCCCCCCAACTGATGGAGCATCAGCAGAGAAGT CGGCAGATGTTACTGGAAGAAGTGACAGTGGACATGTATCTATCAATGAGTATGAGGAAGTGCTAAAGTTGATAAGTACAACAGCTGGAGCATCTGTTAAAGGTGATCAGGCCGTTAATGACCTTTCTGTTATAAAGCCAGTTCTTGTTGATCCAGGTGATGTGCATAAGCAGGCTGTCAGTCTTGAGGAAAGAGAAGCCTCTGATGTTGTTGCTGAACAACTTACCGTGAGGGAACCAGATAGAGTCAACGAAGAATTGAATCTGTTGCCAGCACATGATTATTCTGCTCAACAGATTTACTTATCATCAAATAGTACAAGTCCCATACTACCTGGTTGTTTTGATGAACAACATAGAGCTGATACTTCTAGCTATAATGGAACTCGGATGCTGCAGAAGTCGGTCTCAGTGGAATCAAGTCTTGAATCTTTAGATGGAAGTTTAAGTGAAATTGAAGGTGAAAGTCTTCTTGATAGGTTAAAGCGACAGGTTGAGTATGACAGGAAATGCATTAGAGCTTTGTATAAGGAAGTAGATGAAGAAAGAAATGCTTCTGCAGTTTCAGCAAATCAGGCAATGGCCATGATCACAAGGTTGCAGGAGGAGAAGGCAGCACTCCATATGGAGGCCCTTCAGTACTTGAGAATGATGGAAGAGCAAGCAGAATATGATGTAGAGGCACTGGAGAGAGCTAATGATCTCCTGgctgaaaaagagaaagagatacaAGATTTGGAAGCTGAGGTAGAATTTTGTAAATCAAACTTACCCATTGAATCAACGGTAGAGATTATACACGAGGGAAGTAGTGATTTGAAAGGAGAAAATGTCATTTTGGAGAGTACTAGTGTACCTTCCTTTACAAATAATGTCAATTTTCATTGTAAGTCAATGATGACTGAGGTATCAAAAGACAGTGATATATCTTTTGTTGCTGAAACTACTTCCTTAGATTTTGaagatgaaaagttgtatatttcaGAGTGTTTGAAGAAATTGGAGAGGAAGCTTTATCAAATTTCCAGTGATAGGACTTTGTCCAACATGCCTTATGGTGGACATTCTGAAAAATTCATAGATGGTAGAAATGACCAGGAAGAATCTCTTAATATTAAGGTGAATCAATCAAATGGTCAAATGGAAGAGAATTGTTTGAATGTGAAAAAAGACTTACATTTATCTAATGGAAACTCTACTTCTCATGAGGGATCAACTGCTTCAGATGGTGATGATCATTTTGTTTGTAAGGAGAAAAATTTCTTCTATTTCAATGGGCGAAAGCATTCCATGGACGAAACAGAAATTGGTTTGGTTGCTCTTGAATATGAAATCTCAGACCTTAATGATAGATTGGAATCACTTGAGGCggatcatgattttcttgagcGTAGTCTTAACTTCCTTCAAAGTGGAAATGAGGGACTACAATTTGTTCAGGAGATTGCTTATCAACTGCAAGAATTGAGGAAAATTGGAATAAGATTAAGATGTCAATCTGTTCCTTGA
- the LOC133856864 gene encoding LOW QUALITY PROTEIN: thioredoxin-like protein CDSP32, chloroplastic (The sequence of the model RefSeq protein was modified relative to this genomic sequence to represent the inferred CDS: deleted 1 base in 1 codon; substituted 1 base at 1 genomic stop codon) yields the protein MPYFSITVTGIHHGRSTSLDAHREVSKIERNENPRSRRYRDQGSKVCNKIESFKADFHQRCMCDEIFTSSLRQATTHPTEGLLGDELEKTRELCKQEKIDKVTHFSFYKSMEKIHEEKGICPDVLVEDVLRYTTYGDNHSSVVQXLHCRKDVEKLIEDNKVDHKLIVHDVRLKHCGPSVKVYPTVIKLSKQVADSVVLVSMNGDENESRIQFLKDMDVVEVPMFLFIKDGEIWGRYVRGFILVMDDHVH from the exons ATGCCCTACTTTTCCATAACCGTAACTGGAATCCACCACGGGAGAAGCACAAGTTTAGATGCACATAGAGAAGTGAGCAAAATTGAGAGAAACGAAAACCCAAGAAGCAGAAGATACAGAGATCAGGGTAGTAAAGTATGCAACAAAATTGAAAGTTTCAAAGCAGATTTTCATCAAAGATGTATGTGTGATGAAATTTTTACCTCATCCCTCAGGCAAGCAACAACGCATCCAACAGAGGGCTTGCTTGGCGATGAATTAGAAAAGACAAGGGAGCTTTGCAAGCAAGAGAAAATCGACAAAGTCACACACTTCAGCTTTTACAAGAGCATGGAGAAAATTCATGAAGAGAAGGGGATATGCCCAGACGTGCTTGTGGAAGATGTGTTACGTTATACTACGTACGGAGATAATCATTCTTCTGTGGTACAA TAGCTACATTGTAGGAAGGATGTGGAGAAGCTGATTGAAGATAATAAGGTTGATCATAAACTGATTGTGCATGATGTGAGGTTGAAGCATTGTGGGCCAAGCGTTAAGGTTTATCCGACTGTGATTAAGCTGTCAAAGCAGGTGGCGGACTCGGTGGTGCTTGTGAGCATGAACGGCGATGAGAACGAGAGCCGTATACAGTTCTTGAAGGACATGGACGTGGTGGAGGTGCCTATGTTTTTGTTCATCAAAGACGGCGAGATTTGGGGAAGGTACGTACGTGGGTTCATTCTGGTAATGGACGATCATGTCCACTAG
- the LOC133858007 gene encoding iron-sulfur protein required for NADH dehydrogenase, mitochondrial, translating into MEGFFRSFTRLGGVRGYSSVKKDLQIEGVKHAIAVASGKGGVGKSTTAVNLAVALANKFHLKVGLLDADVYGPNVPIMMKINSKPEVTEDRKMVPLENYGIKCMSMGLLVDTDAAFVWRGPMVGNALGKMVRDVNWGNLDILVIDMPPGTGDAQIAISQLLRLSGALIVSTPQDVALMDARRGVKMFSKVQVPILGFVENMSYFKCPHCGEPSFIFGKEGTRKTAAELGLDLVGEIPLEIEIRKGGDEGVPIVISAPDSVVSRAYGDLAQKVIDRLEELSKEQPRPEILL; encoded by the exons ATGGAGGGGTTCTTCAGGTCCTTCACT AGGCTTGGAGGTGTTAGGGGTTATTCTAGCGTCAAGAAGGATCTTCAGATTGAAGGGGTTAAGCATGCCATAGCCGTTGCTTCTGGCAAAGGCGGCGTGGGCAAGTCCACCACTGCAG TTAACTTGGCCGTTGCACTTGCTAACAAGTTCCACCTGAAGGTCGGTTTGCTTGATGCTGATGTGTATGGACCAAATGTTCCTATCATGATGAAGATCAATAGTAAGCCAGAGGTGACTGAAG ATAGGAAAATGGTTCCTCTTGAGAACTATGGAATCAAGTGTATGTCAATGGGATTGCTTGTGGATACAGATGCTGCATTTGTGTGGAGAGGTCCCATG GTAGGGAATGCGCTTGGAAAAATGGTCAGAGACGTGAACTGGGGAAATCTTGATATTCTTGTAATAGATATGCCCCCTGGCACTGGTGATGCTCAGATAGCTATTTCTCAATTGCTGCGTTTATCAG GTGCACTAATTGTTTCAACTCCTCAGGATGTGGCGTTAATGGATGCTCGTAGAGGAGTTAAAATGTTCTCTAAAGTCCAAGTTCCT ATTTTGGGATTCGTGGAGAACATGAGCTACTTTAAGTGTCCACACTGTGGTGAACCTTCATTCATTTTTGGGAAAGAAGGAACTCGGAAGACAGCTGCTGAATTGGGCTTGGACTTAGTTGGTGAG ATACCATTAGAAATAGAGATTAGAAAGGGTGGTGACGAAGGTGTCCCTATAGTAATATCAGCGCCTGATTCTGTCGTCTCCAGAGCATATGGTGATTTGGCCCAAAAAGTTATCGACAGACTTGAAGAATTGTCTAAGGAACAACCCCGTCCGGAGATTTTGCTGTGA